A region from the Meiothermus sp. Pnk-1 genome encodes:
- a CDS encoding YqjD family protein — translation MRAKPRPSADQEVEAAKERLRLAFQRAGEELGQTADQLQGKLLQTADGLKERVQDTVHQLQAQVTSLPREVGAQLGEVVHKPIQAVRERPLEALGVALLAGFIVGRLGSGGAKPTPANEDTEAYGEATGYIPTPTAPHLKKPSSSLGRWIEALGLGALGKAAMDIIREEYLTPENLRHWMNELLSRRKP, via the coding sequence ATGAGGGCCAAACCCCGCCCGAGCGCTGATCAGGAGGTTGAAGCCGCCAAAGAGCGGTTGAGGTTGGCTTTCCAGCGGGCGGGGGAGGAGCTGGGCCAAACCGCTGACCAGCTACAAGGTAAGCTTCTCCAGACCGCCGACGGGCTCAAAGAGCGGGTACAGGATACGGTGCACCAGCTGCAAGCCCAAGTGACCAGCCTTCCGCGAGAGGTGGGGGCCCAACTTGGTGAGGTCGTACACAAGCCCATCCAAGCGGTGCGCGAGCGGCCGCTCGAGGCGCTCGGGGTGGCCCTTTTAGCAGGCTTTATCGTGGGGCGGCTGGGAAGCGGAGGAGCCAAGCCCACCCCCGCCAACGAGGACACAGAGGCGTACGGGGAAGCTACAGGGTATATTCCCACCCCCACCGCGCCGCACTTGAAGAAGCCCTCGAGCAGCCTCGGTAGATGGATCGAGGCTTTAGGGCTGGGCGCTTTGGGCAAGGCGGCGATGGATATCATCCGGGAAGAATATCTGACCCCGGAAAACCTTCGCCACTGGATGAATGAATTGCTCTCCCGGCGCAAGCCATGA
- a CDS encoding YqjD family protein, whose amino-acid sequence MANRIEDKLAEAKEAAEGAVDRVKHEAKRALDDSGAADDLQALKDDLRSLREDVRSLMESLKGAASSKAKELGHALKETGDQLGSQVKDALDAAREKGERAASDLESRVQERPLLSLLVAFGLGLVLSRILDRR is encoded by the coding sequence ATGGCCAACCGTATAGAGGACAAACTTGCCGAGGCGAAAGAGGCCGCCGAGGGAGCGGTGGACCGGGTAAAGCATGAAGCAAAGCGGGCGCTGGATGACTCCGGGGCTGCTGACGATCTCCAGGCCTTGAAAGACGATCTGCGCTCGCTGCGCGAGGACGTGCGTAGCCTGATGGAAAGCCTCAAGGGGGCGGCCTCTTCCAAAGCCAAAGAGCTCGGTCATGCCCTCAAGGAGACCGGGGATCAGCTTGGCAGCCAGGTCAAAGACGCACTGGATGCGGCGCGCGAGAAGGGGGAGCGGGCGGCTTCGGATCTCGAGTCCCGGGTTCAAGAACGCCCCCTGCTGAGTCTGCTGGTGGCTTTTGGGTTGGGGCTGGTGTTGTCGCGGATCCTCGACCGTCGGTAG
- the ddrC gene encoding DNA damage response protein DdrC, whose translation MKNALVENPKSAIRLGPASIRTSPDGRLSALDSLAALGLKPDLKQLDLLVREHSLPMGQHDFGHGREPAFSYAEFVQLVFALETPQAQRLRSKARDLFRRYLEGDVGLAAEIAERSPSAEHRRWLSARLESIESRKRFMATIAKHGGQGDIFRQVSSLSNRSVLKMSAADFRRKRRVKNTRDGMSAAELLRLSYLESATARLIEKRKVQGNEQILKLHRENSEIERKLWEE comes from the coding sequence GTGAAAAACGCGCTTGTCGAAAACCCCAAAAGCGCCATCCGGTTAGGCCCGGCCAGCATCCGCACCAGCCCAGACGGTCGCCTGAGCGCCCTCGATAGCCTGGCCGCGCTGGGGCTAAAGCCCGATCTCAAACAGCTTGACCTGCTGGTGCGCGAACATAGCTTGCCGATGGGCCAACATGACTTTGGCCACGGGCGCGAGCCAGCCTTCTCCTACGCCGAGTTTGTCCAGCTAGTTTTCGCCTTAGAGACTCCACAGGCGCAGCGTTTGCGGAGCAAAGCCCGCGACCTCTTCCGCCGCTATCTGGAGGGCGATGTCGGACTTGCCGCCGAGATTGCCGAACGTAGCCCATCAGCCGAGCACCGCCGCTGGCTCTCGGCGCGGCTGGAGAGCATCGAGTCGCGGAAACGCTTCATGGCTACTATAGCCAAGCATGGCGGACAGGGAGATATTTTCCGGCAGGTAAGCTCGCTCTCTAACCGCAGCGTGCTCAAGATGAGCGCTGCCGATTTCCGCAGAAAGCGCCGGGTCAAAAACACCCGTGACGGCATGAGCGCCGCTGAACTGCTCCGGCTCAGCTACCTCGAGAGCGCCACCGCCCGGCTCATCGAGAAGAGAAAAGTGCAAGGCAACGAGCAAATCCTCAAGCTGCACCGAGAGAACAGCGAGATCGAGCGCAAGCTGTGGGAGGAGTAG
- a CDS encoding YihY/virulence factor BrkB family protein, which produces MWSLLRQTLQDWRSDNIPSQAAALAYFAVFSLAPLLVIVLAVLGLVYDQGEARRYLLEELRKLLGAEGADLISNMLEAANKRGTGVVATAVGLMTLFVGATGVFLHLQQALNLIWKVKPKPLSFWQQIRLRLISFGMILAVGFLLLVSLVANALLSAIGNSVTGVLGTGWLWRGLDFVVSLGIITLLFALIYKFLPDTFIAWRDVWIGALVTALLFDLGRFAIGFYLGNSVTASVYGAAGSLVVLLLWIYYSAQIVLLGAEFTQVYAHRRGSRARLPTKPPSA; this is translated from the coding sequence ATGTGGAGCTTGCTCCGGCAAACCCTGCAAGACTGGCGCAGCGACAATATTCCCTCCCAGGCCGCGGCACTGGCCTACTTTGCGGTGTTCTCGCTGGCGCCGCTTTTGGTCATCGTGCTCGCCGTGCTAGGTCTCGTCTACGATCAGGGCGAGGCCCGGCGCTACCTCCTCGAGGAACTGCGCAAGCTGTTGGGGGCAGAGGGGGCCGACCTCATCAGCAATATGCTCGAGGCCGCCAACAAGCGGGGCACCGGGGTGGTGGCCACGGCGGTGGGCCTGATGACCTTGTTTGTGGGAGCTACCGGGGTATTCCTCCATCTGCAACAGGCCCTGAACCTGATCTGGAAGGTGAAACCCAAGCCGCTGAGCTTCTGGCAGCAAATCCGGCTGCGCCTGATCTCCTTTGGCATGATCCTGGCGGTGGGGTTTTTGCTCCTGGTCTCGCTGGTGGCTAACGCCTTGCTGAGCGCCATCGGCAACAGCGTGACAGGGGTACTGGGGACAGGCTGGTTGTGGCGTGGGCTGGACTTCGTGGTCTCGCTGGGAATCATTACCTTGCTGTTCGCGCTGATCTACAAGTTCCTGCCCGATACGTTCATCGCCTGGCGAGACGTTTGGATCGGGGCCCTGGTCACCGCGCTTCTTTTTGATCTAGGGCGCTTTGCTATCGGCTTTTATCTCGGCAACAGCGTCACCGCCTCGGTGTACGGGGCAGCCGGGTCGCTGGTGGTTTTGTTGCTGTGGATTTACTACTCCGCACAGATCGTCCTCTTAGGGGCTGAATTTACCCAGGTCTATGCGCACCGTCGGGGCTCGAGGGCCCGCCTCCCTACAAAACCCCCCTCAGCTTGA
- a CDS encoding SRPBCC family protein, whose translation MYKAEASIKVPADQQRVWEYISNYENFDQFMSHVEKVEMEDGRTSVWRLRGPLGIPVTWKAVTTRIEPPRHLGWQSLEGSLKTQGYIQVVPEGDGSRVTVHVEYTPPGGAIGEAFASLFKDPQKMLEQDLEKLGEIISGWPTEASPGPSVTRKD comes from the coding sequence ATGTACAAAGCCGAAGCTAGCATCAAGGTGCCTGCTGACCAACAGCGGGTTTGGGAGTACATCTCCAATTACGAAAACTTCGACCAGTTTATGTCCCACGTGGAGAAAGTGGAGATGGAGGATGGCCGCACCTCGGTGTGGCGCCTGCGCGGCCCGCTGGGCATCCCGGTCACCTGGAAGGCGGTGACCACCCGCATCGAACCTCCTCGTCACCTGGGTTGGCAGAGCTTGGAGGGATCGCTTAAGACCCAGGGCTATATCCAGGTCGTGCCGGAGGGTGACGGCTCGAGGGTAACCGTGCACGTCGAGTACACCCCCCCGGGTGGAGCCATAGGGGAAGCGTTCGCCAGCCTCTTCAAAGACCCCCAGAAAATGCTCGAGCAGGATTTGGAAAAGCTGGGGGAGATCATCTCTGGCTGGCCCACCGAGGCCTCGCCTGGCCCCTCGGTTACCCGCAAAGACTAG
- a CDS encoding Nramp family divalent metal transporter, which translates to MAQHVEAKENKPQNLLNALGPGLVTGASDDDPSGIATYSQAGAAFGYGLLWTLLFTYPLMGAIQEIAARIGRVTGRGIAGNLRRFYPPWLLYPVVGLLLVANTINIGADLGAMGAAAKLLLGGPALLYTAALALVSLVLEVFVSYRRYAGILKWLTLALFVYVAAAFTAQVPWGEALKNALLPSLRWNPGYLAMIVAVLGTTISPYLFFWQASTEVEELRQAPAEQPLKHAPRQAPAQFWRIKADTYLGMGVSNLIAWFIMLTTAATLHAAGKTEIRSAAEAAAALEPVAGPFAKFLFAAGVIGTGLLAVPVLAGSAAYGLGEALRWPTGLERKPLEAKGFYGLIALATLVGLAINYTPINPIEALIWSAVINGLVAVPVMVLMMLLSSSPKVMGEFTLSPRLRILGWLATLVMGLAALGLFSTWEK; encoded by the coding sequence ATGGCCCAGCACGTGGAAGCCAAGGAAAACAAGCCCCAAAATCTTCTCAACGCCCTGGGGCCGGGCCTGGTCACCGGGGCCTCCGACGATGACCCCAGCGGGATCGCCACCTACTCGCAAGCGGGGGCAGCGTTTGGCTACGGGCTGTTGTGGACCCTGCTCTTCACCTATCCGCTGATGGGGGCCATCCAGGAGATCGCCGCCCGGATCGGGCGGGTGACCGGGCGGGGGATCGCCGGGAACCTGCGCCGCTTCTACCCCCCCTGGCTCTTGTACCCGGTGGTGGGGCTCTTGCTCGTCGCCAATACCATCAACATCGGGGCCGACCTGGGCGCGATGGGCGCGGCGGCTAAGCTCCTGCTGGGCGGTCCAGCGCTGCTTTATACCGCCGCCTTGGCCTTAGTCTCGCTAGTCTTGGAGGTTTTCGTCTCCTACCGCCGCTACGCGGGGATACTCAAGTGGCTTACCCTGGCGCTGTTCGTCTACGTGGCGGCGGCCTTCACCGCGCAGGTTCCTTGGGGGGAGGCCCTCAAAAACGCGTTGCTGCCCTCGCTGCGCTGGAATCCTGGCTATCTGGCCATGATCGTGGCGGTGCTGGGAACCACCATCAGCCCCTACCTGTTCTTCTGGCAGGCCTCCACCGAGGTCGAGGAGTTGCGCCAAGCGCCCGCCGAGCAACCCCTCAAGCACGCCCCACGGCAGGCGCCGGCGCAGTTCTGGCGGATCAAGGCCGACACCTACTTGGGCATGGGGGTCTCCAACCTGATCGCTTGGTTCATCATGCTCACCACCGCCGCCACCCTGCACGCCGCCGGAAAGACCGAGATCCGCTCGGCTGCTGAGGCCGCGGCGGCGCTCGAGCCGGTCGCCGGGCCTTTCGCCAAGTTTCTCTTCGCGGCGGGTGTGATCGGAACCGGGCTCTTGGCGGTGCCGGTGCTGGCCGGCTCCGCTGCTTACGGGCTAGGCGAAGCCTTGCGCTGGCCCACCGGCCTCGAGCGCAAACCCCTCGAGGCCAAAGGTTTTTATGGCCTCATCGCCTTGGCCACCCTGGTCGGGCTGGCGATCAACTACACCCCCATCAACCCCATCGAAGCTCTGATCTGGTCGGCGGTGATCAACGGGCTGGTGGCGGTGCCGGTGATGGTACTGATGATGCTGCTAAGCTCGAGCCCTAAAGTGATGGGCGAGTTCACCCTCTCGCCCCGGCTCAGGATCCTGGGCTGGCTGGCCACCCTGGTTATGGGGCTGGCGGCCCTCGGCCTTTTCAGCACCTGGGAGAAGTGA
- a CDS encoding Crp/Fnr family transcriptional regulator → MKPQSSWNPTAQIWSSYTIDIQRLLECLLPSARETLRTQGRSKTLRTGEVASPMGEPMVAYVHRGWFKLMRFTEYGDEQLMAVRRKGSFIGLETLTHPRDAAPEVVAIAPGEITVWPFELVQSLIERELELTRCFLHLLADQIEEESNLRFLNQSTRVPARLARIIYLYALEEGQPSGKGLYIRMPFTQYDLALLLGVRRETVSLSLAELEGEGVIQRTGKDVVVDVERMPRFLESEGASYGCPKAPKPAPHLPVAVPSRLAVNM, encoded by the coding sequence ATGAAACCGCAGAGCTCCTGGAACCCCACCGCACAAATCTGGAGTTCCTACACGATTGATATCCAGCGCCTGCTGGAGTGCCTCTTGCCCAGCGCCCGGGAGACCCTGAGAACCCAGGGGCGGAGCAAAACCTTGCGCACCGGTGAGGTCGCTAGCCCGATGGGCGAACCGATGGTGGCCTATGTACACCGGGGCTGGTTCAAGCTGATGCGCTTTACCGAGTACGGCGATGAGCAGCTGATGGCGGTGCGGCGCAAAGGATCTTTTATCGGCCTGGAGACCCTCACTCACCCCCGCGATGCCGCCCCCGAGGTAGTAGCCATCGCCCCCGGCGAGATCACAGTGTGGCCCTTCGAGCTCGTACAGAGCCTGATAGAGCGCGAGCTCGAGCTCACCCGCTGCTTCTTGCACCTGCTGGCCGACCAGATCGAGGAGGAGAGCAACCTGCGCTTTCTCAACCAGTCCACCCGGGTTCCCGCCCGGCTGGCCCGCATTATCTACCTCTATGCGCTCGAGGAGGGCCAGCCCAGCGGCAAAGGGCTTTACATCCGGATGCCCTTCACCCAGTACGACCTGGCGCTCTTGCTGGGGGTGCGGCGTGAGACGGTAAGCTTGAGCCTCGCTGAACTCGAGGGCGAGGGGGTGATCCAGCGCACCGGCAAGGACGTGGTGGTGGATGTGGAACGAATGCCGCGCTTCCTGGAGAGCGAGGGGGCTTCTTACGGCTGCCCCAAGGCCCCCAAGCCCGCCCCCCACCTTCCGGTGGCGGTCCCCTCGAGGCTGGCGGTAAACATGTAA
- a CDS encoding glycosyltransferase family 1 protein, whose amino-acid sequence MSQAQSSYDIVCFSHLRWNFVYQRPQHLMGRAAQRHRVVFVEEPIFGSESEPRLETYRDGGVHVATPHLPAGLGEDRVGSSLHALVKDFLEELGVHDFVLWLYSPMFLPYLRGLEPKATVYDCMDELANFRFAPPVLREREQQLFRWADVVFTGGQSLYEAKRRQHPNCHCFPSAVDVAHFAQARHPLPEPPDLVPLGRPRVGFYGVIDERMDTGLLEAVARRLPGCEFVMVGPFAKVDPAEMPRLANLHFLGMKSYAELPYYLAHWDVAMLPFALNDSTRFISPTKTPEYLAAGKPVVSTPIRDVVRPYGEKDLVYIADDAEGFAEAIRRALLEDHTHRQRRADAFLAAMSWDHTWTKMEQLIEEALERKQLADLPKASPIPQRTAQAPVGISLTAETLLSPHTGARKP is encoded by the coding sequence ATGAGCCAAGCCCAAAGCAGCTACGATATCGTCTGTTTCTCCCATCTTCGTTGGAACTTCGTCTACCAGCGCCCCCAGCACCTTATGGGCCGCGCGGCCCAGCGCCACCGGGTGGTGTTCGTAGAAGAGCCGATCTTTGGCAGCGAAAGCGAGCCCCGCCTGGAGACCTACCGAGACGGGGGGGTCCACGTGGCCACCCCTCACCTGCCGGCAGGCCTCGGCGAGGATCGAGTAGGTAGCTCGCTGCACGCGCTGGTGAAGGATTTTTTGGAGGAGCTGGGGGTTCACGATTTCGTGCTGTGGTTGTATAGCCCGATGTTCCTGCCCTACCTGCGCGGGCTCGAGCCCAAGGCCACGGTCTACGACTGCATGGACGAGCTGGCCAACTTCCGCTTCGCCCCGCCGGTGTTGCGCGAGCGCGAGCAGCAGCTTTTCCGCTGGGCCGATGTGGTGTTCACCGGCGGTCAGAGCCTCTACGAAGCCAAGCGGCGGCAACACCCCAACTGCCACTGTTTCCCCTCCGCGGTGGACGTAGCCCACTTCGCCCAAGCCCGCCATCCCCTGCCCGAGCCCCCCGACCTGGTCCCGCTGGGCCGCCCGCGGGTGGGTTTTTACGGGGTCATCGACGAGCGCATGGACACCGGGTTGCTCGAGGCGGTAGCCCGGCGGCTCCCCGGCTGTGAGTTCGTGATGGTGGGGCCTTTCGCCAAAGTGGACCCTGCCGAGATGCCGCGGCTCGCAAACCTGCACTTCTTGGGCATGAAGAGCTACGCTGAGTTGCCCTACTACCTGGCCCACTGGGACGTGGCGATGTTGCCCTTCGCGCTCAACGACTCTACCCGCTTTATCTCTCCTACCAAGACCCCAGAGTACCTCGCCGCGGGCAAGCCGGTGGTCTCCACGCCGATCCGCGACGTGGTGCGGCCTTATGGCGAAAAAGACCTGGTCTACATCGCTGACGACGCCGAGGGCTTTGCCGAGGCCATAAGGCGGGCTTTGCTGGAAGACCATACCCATCGCCAACGCCGGGCCGACGCCTTCTTAGCGGCGATGTCCTGGGACCATACCTGGACCAAGATGGAACAGCTCATCGAAGAGGCGCTCGAGCGTAAGCAACTGGCCGACCTCCCCAAAGCCAGCCCGATCCCCCAGCGCACCGCCCAGGCCCCGGTAGGGATCTCGCTGACCGCCGAGACGCTTCTTTCGCCGCATACAGGGGCCCGTAAACCCTAA
- the glf gene encoding UDP-galactopyranose mutase, whose protein sequence is MFDYLIVGAGYAGSVLAERIASELGLKVLVVDKRHHIGGNAYDTYNEQGILIHPYGPHIFHTNSREIFEYLSRFTKWRPYEHRVLASVDGQLVPIPINLDTVNKLYNLNLTSEELEGWFARRAEKKERILTSEDVVVAKVGRELYEKFFRGYTRKQWGLDPSQLDATVTARVPTRTNRDDRYFTDKYQAMPLYGYTRMFENMLRHPNIKVLLGTDYREIVNLVPWRRMIYTGPIDAFYNFKHGRLPYRSLEFVHQTLPQEWFQPVGTVNYPNEQPYTRITEFKHLTGQRHEFTSIVYEYPRAEGDPYYPIPASEPKAIYKRYEEEARRETKVRFVGRLATYQYYNMDQIVGQALATFGKIKLELQEDLATVPS, encoded by the coding sequence ATGTTCGACTACCTCATCGTTGGAGCAGGATATGCAGGGAGCGTGCTGGCCGAGCGGATCGCCAGCGAGCTGGGGCTCAAGGTGCTGGTGGTGGACAAGCGCCACCACATCGGCGGCAACGCCTACGACACCTATAACGAGCAGGGCATCCTGATCCACCCCTACGGGCCGCACATCTTTCACACCAACTCGCGGGAGATCTTCGAGTACCTCTCGCGCTTCACCAAGTGGCGGCCCTACGAGCATCGGGTTCTGGCCAGCGTGGATGGGCAACTGGTGCCCATCCCCATCAACCTCGATACGGTGAACAAGCTCTACAATCTAAACCTCACCTCGGAGGAGCTCGAGGGCTGGTTCGCCCGCCGGGCCGAGAAGAAAGAGCGCATCCTCACCAGCGAGGACGTGGTCGTCGCCAAGGTTGGGCGCGAACTTTACGAGAAGTTCTTCCGCGGTTACACCCGCAAACAGTGGGGCTTGGACCCCTCTCAGCTCGACGCCACCGTGACCGCCCGAGTGCCCACCCGCACCAACCGCGACGATCGCTACTTCACCGACAAGTACCAGGCCATGCCCCTCTACGGCTACACCCGGATGTTCGAGAACATGTTGCGCCACCCGAACATCAAGGTTCTGCTAGGCACCGATTACCGCGAGATCGTGAACCTGGTTCCCTGGCGGCGGATGATCTACACCGGCCCGATCGACGCTTTTTACAATTTTAAACACGGCAGGCTGCCCTACCGTAGCCTGGAGTTCGTCCACCAAACCCTGCCGCAGGAGTGGTTCCAACCGGTAGGCACGGTCAACTACCCCAACGAGCAGCCCTACACCCGCATCACCGAGTTCAAGCACCTCACCGGGCAGCGCCACGAATTCACCAGCATCGTCTACGAATACCCCCGCGCCGAGGGCGACCCCTACTACCCGATCCCCGCCAGCGAACCCAAGGCCATCTACAAGAGGTACGAGGAGGAGGCCAGGCGCGAGACCAAGGTGCGCTTCGTGGGGCGGCTGGCCACGTACCAGTACTACAACATGGACCAGATCGTGGGGCAAGCCCTGGCGACCTTCGGAAAGATCAAGCTCGAGCTGCAAGAAGATTTGGCTACCGTTCCATCCTAA
- a CDS encoding beta-glucosidase has translation MIRSRSLFASFFLGGFECSSFRTREGERRDLLAETGHDRQAAADFRQLHGLGIRTVRSGIRWHRVEREPGVYDFSAELPVVQAARETRTQVIWDLFHYGWPDFLEVFSPAFVEHFAGLARAFALLLARESRGPVMLSPVNEISFLAWAGGDEGVFNPFAVGRGDELKRQLVRAFIAATQAVWEVLPQARIVSPEPVIHIAPAPERPWDAPAAEAYRRSMFQAWDMIAGRLCPELGGHERFLDVLGLNFYPANQWIHVEKGEALRPLRPGDALYRPFREILGEVYRRYRRPLFVAETGAEGEARAPWLAYVAGEVQAAIQAGIPVEGICLYPVTDYPAWDDKRCCRAGLLGYPSPQGRPVYRPLAEELARWQERLEGATAPG, from the coding sequence ATGATCAGGTCACGTTCCTTGTTTGCCAGTTTTTTCTTGGGCGGTTTCGAGTGTTCTTCGTTCCGTACTCGAGAAGGCGAACGGCGCGATCTTTTGGCCGAGACTGGCCACGACCGCCAGGCCGCCGCGGATTTCCGCCAGCTGCACGGCCTGGGAATCCGCACCGTACGCAGCGGTATCCGCTGGCACCGCGTCGAGCGGGAGCCGGGGGTCTACGACTTCAGCGCGGAGCTGCCGGTGGTCCAGGCTGCCCGCGAAACCCGCACCCAGGTCATCTGGGATCTGTTCCACTACGGCTGGCCGGATTTTCTGGAGGTGTTCTCTCCGGCTTTCGTGGAGCACTTCGCCGGGCTGGCTCGAGCCTTCGCCCTTTTGCTGGCGCGGGAGTCCAGGGGGCCGGTGATGCTGAGCCCGGTTAACGAGATCTCCTTCCTGGCCTGGGCGGGCGGGGACGAGGGAGTGTTCAACCCCTTCGCGGTGGGCCGAGGGGATGAACTCAAGCGCCAACTGGTGCGGGCTTTTATCGCCGCGACCCAGGCAGTGTGGGAGGTGCTCCCCCAGGCCCGCATCGTGAGCCCGGAGCCGGTCATCCACATCGCCCCGGCCCCCGAGCGCCCCTGGGATGCCCCGGCAGCCGAAGCCTACCGCCGCTCGATGTTCCAGGCTTGGGATATGATTGCCGGGCGGCTATGCCCCGAGCTGGGCGGACACGAGCGCTTCTTGGACGTGTTGGGGCTCAACTTTTACCCGGCTAACCAGTGGATCCACGTCGAGAAGGGGGAGGCGCTGCGCCCCCTGCGCCCCGGCGACGCCCTCTACCGGCCCTTTCGGGAGATCTTGGGCGAGGTCTACAGGCGCTACCGGCGGCCTTTGTTCGTGGCGGAGACCGGCGCCGAAGGGGAAGCGCGGGCTCCCTGGCTGGCCTACGTGGCGGGCGAGGTGCAGGCCGCAATCCAGGCCGGGATCCCGGTGGAAGGCATCTGCCTCTACCCGGTGACCGATTACCCCGCTTGGGACGATAAGCGATGCTGTCGGGCGGGGCTTTTGGGATATCCCAGCCCCCAGGGGCGCCCCGTGTACCGCCCTTTGGCCGAGGAGCTAGCGCGGTGGCAGGAGCGGCTCGAGGGGGCCACAGCCCCAGGCTAG
- a CDS encoding alpha-amylase family glycosyl hydrolase, with the protein MEFRLFAPYLEKVELVGSWSEEPTAMYKDESGTWRAEVDLPDGQHSYKFRLKSLSPFMEGRVVEVTDPQARRIDPQNGEASVIILRDGRDLTTAPDYPWQHDPVPLPQDDELVIYELHVGEFAWEGDRPGTFQGLLHRLDYLRDLGVNAVELMPIQAFPGERSWGYLPRHFFALEPGYGTPEDFKRLVDECHARGMRVILDMVFNHSDPEAPLNHIDFYYWYRDPRGGEPSYGAKFDYERFDDTLGVRPAFRFGLEVAAYWVQEYHIDGYRLDATAVLDNFEFIQAVRDLCKDKAGGKPFYVVAEHLPENPAIATPTGPADGAWHQAFELQVVPALCEIGEPAALLEALQPRNHGYVSPARVVNYLESHDEYTLMQVLAEAGITGDKAFRKNKLGATLLFTAVGNPMLHQGQEFGGHRPRDLEVRPLQWELLEGDYGLHLKEHYAFLARLRREIPELRSEELEPLHLDTQAGVIAYRRGDGVIVVANLRDTDQNLTLPFPDGAWRELTFGYDLEVSGAQLSDSLPASSAKIYTRRG; encoded by the coding sequence ATGGAATTCAGACTGTTCGCACCGTATCTGGAAAAAGTTGAGTTGGTCGGCTCGTGGAGTGAGGAGCCGACCGCGATGTACAAGGACGAAAGCGGCACCTGGCGGGCTGAGGTGGATTTACCGGACGGGCAACACAGCTACAAGTTCCGCCTAAAGTCCCTATCTCCCTTCATGGAAGGCCGGGTGGTGGAGGTCACCGATCCTCAGGCCCGAAGGATAGACCCCCAGAACGGCGAAGCTTCGGTGATTATCCTCCGCGATGGTCGAGACCTGACCACCGCCCCCGATTACCCCTGGCAGCACGACCCGGTGCCACTGCCCCAGGACGACGAGCTGGTCATCTACGAGCTGCATGTGGGTGAGTTCGCCTGGGAGGGGGATAGGCCGGGCACTTTCCAGGGCTTGCTACACAGGCTCGACTACCTGCGCGACCTGGGAGTGAACGCGGTAGAACTGATGCCAATCCAGGCTTTCCCGGGAGAACGCTCCTGGGGTTACCTACCCCGCCACTTCTTCGCCCTCGAGCCCGGCTACGGCACCCCTGAGGATTTCAAGCGCTTGGTGGACGAGTGCCACGCCAGAGGGATGCGGGTCATCTTGGACATGGTCTTCAACCACTCCGACCCCGAGGCCCCGCTCAACCACATCGACTTCTACTACTGGTATCGTGACCCCCGTGGGGGAGAACCTTCTTACGGGGCTAAGTTCGACTATGAGCGCTTCGACGATACCTTGGGGGTACGGCCTGCGTTCCGCTTCGGCCTCGAGGTAGCGGCCTATTGGGTACAGGAGTACCATATCGACGGTTATCGGCTCGACGCCACCGCAGTGCTGGACAACTTCGAGTTCATCCAGGCCGTGCGCGACCTGTGCAAGGACAAAGCTGGAGGTAAGCCTTTTTACGTGGTGGCCGAGCATCTCCCGGAAAACCCGGCCATCGCGACCCCCACTGGCCCCGCCGATGGGGCTTGGCATCAAGCCTTTGAGCTGCAGGTGGTGCCCGCCTTATGCGAGATAGGCGAACCGGCTGCGCTGCTCGAGGCCCTGCAGCCGCGCAACCACGGCTATGTCTCGCCTGCGCGGGTGGTCAACTACCTCGAGTCCCACGACGAATACACCCTCATGCAAGTCCTGGCCGAAGCCGGGATCACCGGTGATAAGGCCTTTCGCAAAAACAAGCTGGGGGCCACCTTGCTCTTTACCGCGGTGGGCAACCCCATGCTCCACCAAGGCCAGGAGTTCGGCGGGCACCGCCCGCGCGACCTGGAGGTCCGGCCATTGCAGTGGGAACTGCTGGAGGGCGACTACGGCCTACACCTCAAGGAGCACTACGCCTTTTTGGCTCGGCTGCGGCGCGAGATCCCCGAGCTGAGGAGCGAGGAGCTCGAGCCTCTTCACCTGGACACCCAGGCCGGGGTGATCGCCTACCGGCGCGGCGACGGGGTAATCGTGGTGGCGAACCTGCGCGACACCGACCAAAACCTCACCCTGCCCTTTCCCGACGGGGCCTGGCGCGAGCTAACTTTCGGCTACGACCTCGAGGTTAGCGGTGCCCAGCTCAGCGATTCCCTCCCGGCCTCTTCGGCGAAGATCTACACCCGGCGTGGCTAA
- a CDS encoding DUF4385 family protein, with translation MLQPFSLASAYRFYPSLEEQVERTLEMGQLLLRWPFCDRVFAQQAIEVFLELYRVARAEGDFRFMALACKCLQLGWVRTPSGDPPRRFRERRFSLRPYLAYRVKPEIGQMFYQAYLRVIEDPEYHRLKAQHQPARSTC, from the coding sequence ATGCTACAACCCTTCTCGCTCGCCTCTGCCTACCGCTTTTATCCCTCCCTCGAGGAGCAGGTCGAGCGTACCCTGGAGATGGGACAACTTCTCTTGCGTTGGCCTTTCTGCGACCGGGTGTTTGCCCAGCAGGCCATCGAGGTTTTTCTCGAGCTTTACCGGGTGGCCAGGGCCGAGGGCGACTTTCGCTTCATGGCGCTGGCTTGCAAATGTTTGCAGCTGGGCTGGGTTCGTACGCCTAGCGGCGACCCCCCGCGCCGCTTTCGCGAGCGGCGCTTTTCGCTGCGGCCCTACCTGGCCTACCGGGTCAAGCCGGAGATCGGGCAGATGTTCTACCAGGCCTACCTGCGGGTGATCGAAGACCCCGAATACCACCGCCTCAAAGCCCAGCATCAGCCCGCTCGGTCCACCTGCTGA